Proteins co-encoded in one Paraburkholderia edwinii genomic window:
- a CDS encoding tetratricopeptide repeat protein — protein sequence MAHSAQPADGEDGRTTEPSARKDSGIEKTIAILSAALDDDPLNTGLHAALADSLRDAGNETGYLAHRIAVETSNAIIASATAAGASADAIADMRSALPLYNLATSYYMRGDHAAALHWFEHTLAIEPDLAIAHQNLAAVLDALDRPQDAQQHRTRAYILQRVFVEAADRAPRRVLILCAGRTSGNVPFDTLLPVQTSHRIKYAIDCANEVEDFQLPRYDLVFNAIGEPDVAQPLEKRLESFARRCGRPLLNRPAAVMRTQRHVLPELLADIDDVLTAPCMRIDRPPISRDELATQIDQGRVGFPLLLRPLAKHGGEGVSLHRSIDTLWPDVEALNAPCYLTMFRNYRSADGHFRKYRSIFIDRKPFPYHLAIGSEWMVHYFSAEMTSHAWKLEEERRFLEDPRTALGERAMRALEAIGEKLDLDYAGVDYTLLDDGRVLVFEANATMLVHRETSDGMLAHKNAFVERIVEAFEHMQAARTRRK from the coding sequence CGATGACGATCCGCTGAACACCGGCTTGCACGCCGCCCTCGCCGACTCGTTGCGCGATGCCGGCAACGAAACGGGCTACCTCGCGCATCGAATCGCGGTGGAAACGTCGAACGCGATTATCGCGTCGGCCACCGCGGCCGGTGCGAGCGCCGATGCAATCGCCGACATGCGCTCGGCGTTGCCGCTCTACAATCTCGCGACCTCGTATTACATGCGAGGCGACCATGCGGCTGCGCTGCACTGGTTCGAACACACGCTCGCGATAGAGCCGGACCTCGCGATCGCGCATCAAAATCTTGCGGCGGTGCTCGACGCGCTCGATCGTCCGCAAGATGCGCAGCAGCACCGCACGCGCGCCTACATCTTGCAGCGCGTGTTCGTCGAAGCCGCGGATCGTGCGCCGCGTCGCGTGCTGATTCTGTGCGCGGGCCGCACGTCGGGCAATGTGCCGTTCGACACGTTGCTGCCGGTGCAGACCAGCCACCGCATCAAATACGCCATCGACTGTGCCAACGAAGTCGAAGATTTTCAGCTGCCGCGTTACGACCTCGTGTTCAATGCGATCGGCGAACCGGACGTCGCGCAACCGCTGGAGAAACGCCTCGAGTCGTTCGCGCGCCGCTGCGGACGTCCGCTGCTGAACCGCCCCGCGGCGGTCATGCGGACGCAGCGTCATGTGCTGCCCGAGTTGCTGGCCGATATCGACGATGTGCTGACCGCGCCGTGCATGCGCATCGATCGGCCGCCCATCTCGCGCGACGAGCTCGCCACGCAGATCGATCAGGGCCGCGTCGGTTTTCCGCTGCTGCTGCGGCCGCTCGCGAAACACGGCGGCGAAGGCGTCTCGCTGCACCGGTCGATCGATACGCTATGGCCCGATGTAGAGGCCCTCAACGCGCCGTGCTACCTGACGATGTTCCGCAATTACCGCAGCGCGGATGGTCACTTCCGCAAGTACCGGAGCATCTTTATCGATCGCAAGCCGTTTCCGTACCATCTTGCGATCGGCTCCGAATGGATGGTCCACTACTTCTCCGCGGAGATGACGTCGCACGCATGGAAGCTCGAAGAGGAACGCCGCTTTCTCGAAGACCCGCGCACGGCGCTCGGCGAGCGCGCGATGCGCGCGCTCGAGGCGATCGGTGAAAAGCTCGATCTCGACTACGCGGGCGTCGACTACACGCTGCTCGACGACGGACGCGTGCTCGTGTTCGAAGCGAATGCGACGATGCTCGTGCATCGCGAGACGTCCGACGGGATGCTGGCGCACAAGAACGCGTTCGTCGAGCGGATCGTCGAGGCGTTCGAGCACATGCAGGCGGCGCGCACGCGCAGGAAGTAG